The following coding sequences are from one Prochlorococcus marinus XMU1412 window:
- the stpA gene encoding glucosylglycerol 3-phosphatase — translation MEYMASNLKAQKQLISSKNILIIQDIDGVCIPLVKDPMTRELESNYIYAVKKFAEEFFVLTCGEHEGPRGVNRIIERSLRSTTEPKNKELYLRGLAACGVEYQDNNGKISFEGVSEKELNFLSKVPCLIRPKFNFIVKNIFPKLSQEDINFHAVKSICETRFSPTINFNSLFDLVKNDSDKRKLIQISFEKMMNEIIFKAESEGLKNSFFLHISPNLGNKNGKERIKLSSKDDIGSTDIQLLIKGAVKDSGVLFLLNKFIEDKTGKAPFGSNFNFRNSPNSIAGKIDLCKSTIQTVDMPLIVGVGDTITSKKNNGEKSFLRGGSDRSFLEFIQILGNEFGINNKIIFVDSSSGEVERPSTKKTGLKGISDLYDNLKFDLIFQNGPKEYISWFIELANKRSNFKKNS, via the coding sequence ATGGAATATATGGCAAGTAATTTAAAGGCACAAAAACAATTAATTTCTTCTAAAAATATCTTAATTATTCAAGACATTGATGGAGTTTGTATCCCTTTAGTTAAAGATCCAATGACTAGAGAATTAGAATCAAATTATATCTATGCAGTAAAAAAATTTGCAGAGGAATTCTTTGTATTAACTTGCGGGGAACATGAAGGTCCAAGAGGTGTTAACAGAATAATAGAAAGGAGTTTAAGAAGCACTACTGAGCCAAAAAACAAAGAACTATATTTAAGAGGTTTAGCCGCCTGTGGAGTAGAGTATCAAGACAACAATGGTAAAATAAGTTTTGAAGGAGTCTCAGAAAAAGAACTAAATTTTTTATCTAAAGTACCCTGTCTAATAAGACCAAAATTTAATTTTATAGTTAAGAATATTTTTCCTAAACTTAGCCAAGAAGATATCAATTTTCACGCAGTAAAATCAATATGCGAAACACGCTTTTCGCCAACGATTAATTTCAATAGCCTATTTGATTTAGTTAAAAATGATTCTGATAAAAGAAAGCTTATTCAAATTAGTTTTGAAAAAATGATGAATGAAATCATCTTTAAAGCTGAATCCGAAGGCCTTAAAAACTCATTTTTCCTGCATATTTCACCAAATTTAGGAAATAAAAATGGTAAAGAAAGAATTAAACTTTCTTCTAAAGATGATATTGGATCAACAGACATACAATTACTTATTAAAGGAGCAGTTAAAGATTCTGGAGTCTTATTTCTTTTAAATAAATTTATTGAGGATAAAACTGGTAAAGCTCCTTTTGGAAGTAATTTTAATTTTAGAAACTCTCCAAATTCTATTGCGGGAAAAATTGATTTATGCAAAAGTACCATTCAAACAGTAGATATGCCTTTAATTGTAGGAGTTGGTGACACAATAACATCAAAAAAAAATAATGGTGAAAAGAGTTTTTTGAGAGGAGGAAGTGACAGATCTTTTTTAGAATTTATACAAATATTAGGGAATGAATTTGGCATTAATAATAAAATAATTTTTGTAGATAGTAGTTCCGGTGAAGTTGAAAGACCTTCTACAAAAAAAACTGGTTTAAAAGGGATCAGTGATCTTTATGACAACTTAAAGTTTGACTTGATTTTTCAAAATGGTCCCAAAGAATATATAAGTTGGTTTATTGAACTTGCTAATAAGAGATCAAACTTTAAAAAAAATAGTTGA
- the arsS gene encoding arsenosugar biosynthesis radical SAM (seleno)protein ArsS (Some members of this family are selenoproteins.): protein MKEKFPSIYKEPIETLQINIGYKCNQACKHCHVNSSPLRTEKMSNEIISLIPKIIDKYKIKTLDITGGAPELHPEFKNLIASLSTKQVDIIDRCNLTIFFEEGYRDLPQFLAKNKVIVTASLPCYEKDNVELQRGLGVFEKSINAIKILNDLGYGKKENGLQLNLVYNPVSPILPPSQKILEKDYKKILFEKYNIVFNNLYTITNMPINRYQESLRREGKLNIYYKLLKENFNENNLENLMCKKTISVNWLGEIYDCDFNQQINFRENKGPKTLFDLLDESFTFDYRVAVKEHCFACTAGAGSSCGGSLS from the coding sequence ATGAAAGAAAAATTCCCCTCAATATATAAAGAACCTATAGAAACATTGCAAATCAATATAGGTTATAAATGCAATCAGGCTTGTAAGCATTGTCATGTTAATTCAAGTCCTTTAAGGACTGAAAAGATGTCCAATGAAATAATATCTCTCATTCCAAAAATAATTGATAAGTACAAAATCAAGACTTTAGATATAACAGGTGGCGCGCCAGAACTGCACCCAGAATTTAAAAACCTAATAGCTAGTTTGAGCACAAAACAAGTTGATATTATTGATAGATGCAATTTAACAATTTTCTTTGAAGAAGGTTATAGAGATCTTCCTCAATTTCTTGCAAAGAATAAAGTAATAGTTACTGCTTCGCTACCATGTTATGAAAAAGATAATGTTGAGTTGCAAAGGGGTCTTGGGGTTTTTGAAAAAAGTATTAATGCTATAAAAATTCTTAATGATCTAGGGTATGGAAAGAAAGAAAATGGATTGCAATTAAATCTTGTTTACAATCCTGTAAGCCCAATTCTTCCACCTTCTCAGAAAATATTGGAAAAAGATTATAAAAAAATACTATTCGAAAAATATAATATTGTTTTTAATAACTTATACACGATAACTAATATGCCAATTAATAGATATCAAGAATCTCTAAGAAGGGAAGGGAAACTAAATATTTATTACAAATTACTAAAAGAAAATTTTAATGAAAATAATTTAGAAAATCTTATGTGCAAAAAAACTATTAGTGTAAATTGGCTTGGAGAAATTTACGATTGTGACTTTAATCAACAGATAAATTTCCGAGAGAATAAAGGACCAAAGACACTTTTTGATCTATTGGATGAGTCCTTTACTTTTGACTACAGGGTAGCTGTAAAAGAACATTGTTTTGCCTGTACTGCAGGTGCAGGATCAAGTTGCGGAGGGAGTTTAAGTTAA